Genomic DNA from Brienomyrus brachyistius isolate T26 chromosome 22, BBRACH_0.4, whole genome shotgun sequence:
CTTGTAGAAGACATCAGGCACATATTGCCCTGTGCTGGACTCCTTGACATAGCCCAGCTCAGGGGCGTAACGGCAGGGTAAGAGGCATTCATCTCTCACCAGCGCCATGCACTGGTTGGACACCTGGTAGCCCTCGAAGTGTACCTGATTGtcggggccccctgttggcataGAGAAAACGAGCAGGAGGATCACGCTCCACGTCGCTGGACAGATGCCACCATCCAAGGCTGGTTTACCGAGATTTTAAGTGCTTTATGTGTTGGTAATGTGAGGTGATATATTCTGATGTAGAAAAAAATTTAATGGAAAAGCTTTAGAGCTCATCCAAGGAAACACATGGAGCTACTCTGAGGTACATTCCAAGCGCAGAGCTGGATCGCGTGACCAGGCACTAAGCCCTAACAGGCCAGCCCGGTCCGGATCTGACTGGcgggggggggaaaaaatgagCCAGTTGCCTAGGAGCCACCACAATCGATGGGCCTTCTCTGGAGGATTTCCCATGGTGCTTTGCAGCAGAACCTCGTGTTGGCTTTAAGGGAATCACCAAACGGCAGAGCTGTGGGCAGGGGGCATCTCCAAAAGAGATGGGACCTACAAGTTGTTCATGGGGGGCAGATACATACCTGTCGCCACCACTGTGACAAACTTAGATCCAAAGTGCCCATCGGGGGAGAGACGACAGGGGTTGGGGTGTTTGTTCTGGAAGTATCCAGCCATGATGCACTCTTCAGCACTCAGGAAGTAAGAGTCCTGCACATGAAGTTTATGTTGAGAGGGGAAAATCACATTTGTGCCCCATTTCTCAGTCTTGCAAATACCATGTTGCGTGCTTCTCGAGCTGCGTGCGTGTTTTTCTCTGAGCAGGGCCCTGAGAGTGTGGTGCCGGGCGGGGAGCCTCACCTTGTTCCTGGTGAACCATACGGTGCCTTTCCTCACGTCCTCGGAGAGCAGGTCTGTAAATATCCATCCCACCTGTGCCACATGCGGTTTCTGTGAGCTAAACGTCACATGCTATCTCATAACGAATGAGGCGTATAGGGCTATGCAGCTCGCACCTTATGGAGACCTAACCTGGCTGCTATCTCCTCTACCATTGCCTCTTTGGGATCTTCCAGAAGCTCCAGGCTGTTCTGTGTTCCTATCTAAACGATACACACACTATATGACACCAACACACCATAAGCCCTACACAGCACCCTCCATTCTGCCGGTGACGTGTTTGGCCTCTCGGCTGACCTGTGGAGGCTCATAGATGGCAGCCACCTCGGCCCGGATGCCCAGCGGGATGTCCTTGTGCTCGGTGTACCTGCCATAGAGGTAGCCCATCCGCTGGCTTCCCGCCTTCCGCCAGAAGTCCAGGAAGCGGTCGGCGATGGTGTGGTTCTCAAACATGATGTTGTCCACGTGTCTGTATTTCTGTGCGACAAGGTGACACCCATAAATAAATCACTTCTGAAGGGGAACACATGCTACCCACACAGGCTACCCCCACAGATGGTACAGTCAGGGCTTCCCTTATATGCGAGTTGACTTGTCTGTCCTTGAGCATCTGGGAAAGCCAAGGTAACCAGACAGGCCAAAGTTCTGAGATGATGACAGCATTTAACTAAAGAGAGATGAGCCAAAAGTATATAACAGGTTATATTAGTATATACTGGTCAGCTTCAGTCCAGTGAGCGGAAGAAGGTGAAGCATGGCAGATGCTGacggggggtgcagggggctgCAGACTgagacgggggagggggtgacaCTAACCTGCCGGTTGAGGGTGATGGCGCTGGGCTGGCACTTGGTGCAGATGCCGTCCGGCCACGGTGGGTGGCCCTCACAGCCCGATCGGATCTTACAGCTGATGTTTTCCAAGGCCACGAACTTCCCTCTGAGCAGAGATGGAGAGGGAAAAGACGGCTCTATGCCCGAGGCATGGAGGCTCATGGAGGGGGCATGACGAGCGTGAGGCGCTGGCATGCCCAAGGACTGTGGTTTTAGACCAGGTATATTCCTGAGGGTCAACTCACTTGTCAGCCCCACCAGTCAGCTTGCGGATGTACGCGTGAAAGGACATGTGCTTGACAGGCGGGTCCAGGTGATTCAGGTAGTCCTCGTCAAAGGGCTTCAGAAACATGACATGGGTCATTAAACACCCACCAGAGTCCTATGGCTCACAGTCGACTCCATGGTGACCATTCCCATATGAAGAGTCAGGCACCATCCAGAGACTGGCATGGAGGCGCAGGAAGACGTTTTCGGCATGCTGCTGGCTCTCACCTCCAGCGGAACGCAGTGCACACACTTCCCCATGGCACCATGGCGACACCTATCATAGAGATCAATGTCACATGACTAATTTTCATTGCATCATATGGTGTCACGTTGTCCTACCAGGCCAAGAACTCAACTGTAGCCTGAAGGCAGCACTTTGAATACAATATTCAAGAAAACTCAGCTCAGCATATGAATACAGGAGCACTTGTTgataattatttatattatttttaggaTTTCAATTCCATTCTATTATATACTGGATGCTTATATCTTATAGGTACATGGAGATAAATAGAGGGTGTTCTTTAAATTGTTCATAAAGCATTGTTTGATAAACAGTATATTATAAGCCTTCTTGGGGCCCTTTGTCATCTTCCTTCCCATTCTAGCAAGCTGATCTGATGCGGGGCCCCCTGGTGGTCACTGGGCCCTAAGCAGCTTATACCTTGGGCTAGCCCTGGTATATTGTGATAATTGTTTATAGTCATTCACAATGTTT
This window encodes:
- the LOC125717514 gene encoding nuclear protein localization protein 4 homolog isoform X2, which translates into the protein MLFLYPSGGIRDMATPRSSMSTPSEASSSLSHSRSMSQIQVDDIDQYLAKQDGKIYRKRDPQLCRHGAMGKCVHCVPLEPFDEDYLNHLDPPVKHMSFHAYIRKLTGGADKGKFVALENISCKIRSGCEGHPPWPDGICTKCQPSAITLNRQKYRHVDNIMFENHTIADRFLDFWRKAGSQRMGYLYGRYTEHKDIPLGIRAEVAAIYEPPQIGTQNSLELLEDPKEAMVEEIAARLGLHKVGWIFTDLLSEDVRKGTVWFTRNKDSYFLSAEECIMAGYFQNKHPNPCRLSPDGHFGSKFVTVVATGGPDNQVHFEGYQVSNQCMALVRDECLLPCRYAPELGYVKESSTGQYVPDVFYKDKDKFGNDITFLARPLPVEYLIIDITTTFPKDPVYTFTSTCRFPIENRDLLGETQDFHSLASYLSQSPSECFLALVSDFHLLLFLVTNEVMPLRESIGLLLDAVKTSNEELAQTWRKSEQWATIEQLCGTVGGQPSIADDYAALGEASIPTSSFALWSCPHCTFMNQPGTELCEMCSLPRS